In Syntrophomonas wolfei subsp. wolfei str. Goettingen G311, a single window of DNA contains:
- a CDS encoding MBL fold metallo-hydrolase codes for MFEVFNYEDIICARGNREMPWKPSFQMNVYYYLIDGLLIDSGPYSLAKEAIEFFNAHIIEQVFLSHIHEDHAGMAYWLQEKMQIPIYLHEGSLEEARREPELAKYRLGIWGRRKAFNAEPINDTIKTGSYVFDVIDSPGHCPYHKVLHEKTKGWLFSGDLLNNLKPKSVMFDENTNDTILSIRKVLDLDFTTVFCAHTGIRKNAKNLFLKKLNYLLELQKDTQVLRNRGFSNTEIVEQLFPGPDPISSLSGGEFSSYYLVSTL; via the coding sequence ATGTTCGAAGTTTTCAACTATGAGGATATAATTTGCGCCCGAGGTAACAGAGAAATGCCCTGGAAACCTTCCTTTCAAATGAATGTCTATTATTATCTTATCGATGGCTTGCTAATAGATAGTGGACCATATTCCCTAGCAAAAGAGGCCATAGAGTTTTTTAATGCCCATATAATAGAGCAGGTATTTTTATCGCACATCCATGAAGACCATGCCGGAATGGCCTACTGGTTGCAAGAAAAGATGCAAATTCCGATTTATCTGCATGAGGGTTCTCTGGAAGAAGCCAGGCGAGAACCTGAATTAGCAAAATACCGGTTGGGTATATGGGGTAGGAGAAAGGCATTCAACGCCGAGCCAATAAACGATACAATAAAAACCGGAAGCTATGTTTTCGATGTTATTGATTCACCCGGACACTGCCCTTACCATAAAGTATTACATGAGAAAACCAAAGGTTGGCTGTTTTCCGGCGATCTCTTAAACAATCTTAAGCCGAAAAGTGTTATGTTTGATGAGAATACGAATGATACAATATTATCAATCAGGAAAGTGTTGGACTTGGATTTCACTACGGTATTTTGTGCTCATACCGGTATCCGAAAAAACGCTAAAAACTTATTTCTTAAAAAGTTGAATTATTTACTGGAACTACAAAAAGATACTCAGGTATTAAGAAATAGAGGATTTAGCAATACGGAAATTGTTGAACAGCTTTTTCCCGGACCTGACCCCATCAGCAGTTTATCAGGAGGAGAATTTTCTTCTTATTATTTAGTCAGCACACTGTAA